The nucleotide sequence GCCGAAATATACCCAGCCCAATACCATCATACGGAACAAGGCGGTCAGCAGCCAATGGCTTTTGATGAACTGCACGTTTGATTCGGCATAGGCATAGTTGCCGATGACGGTAGAGAAGGCAAACATAAACAGAATGATTGCCAAGAAATCCGCGCCCCATGCGCCGACCTGGCTGACAATCGCAGCTTGGGTCAACTCTGCGCCGCTCAAATCACCGTAAGGTTGTTGGTAAACCAAAACGATAAACGCCGTGCAGGAACACACAATAATCGTATCGACGAATACACCCAACATCTGAATCATACCTTGGGAAACAGGATGTTTGACTTCGGCGGCTGCGGCAGCGTTAGGCGCAGAACCTTGACCTGCTTCGTTAGAATACAGACCGCGTTTAATACCGATCATCATGGTTTGCGAAATCAAACCGCCGAGCAGGCCGCCACCGGCAGCCTCAAATTTGAACGCGCTGCTAAAAATCTGACCGAAAACATGCGGAATCAGGCTAATGTTAGTAATGATGATGTAGAGCGCCATCAGCAGATATAAAGTTGCCATCAGCGGGACAAGCATTTCGGCGAAGCGGGAAACGCGGCGGATACCGCCGAAAATAATCGGTGCAGTCATGATGACCAATGCGACGCCGACCGCATGTTCGTCCCAGCCCCACGCAGCTTTGGCGGTTACGGCGATGGTGTTGGTTTGAACGGCTTCATAAACGAATCCGAAGCAGAAAATCAAGCTCAATGCAAATACGATGCCCAACCATTTCTGACCCAAACCTTGAGTAATATAGTAAGCAGGACCGCCGCGGAAATGATGGTTGTCGTAATCGCGGATTTTGAACAACTGCGCCAGCGAAGATTCGACAAACGCCGAGCTCATGCCGATTAATGCGGTAATCCACATCCAGAATACTGCACCCGGACCGCCGACGCTGATGGCAATCGCCACGCCCGCGATGTTGCCCACGCCTACGCGGCTGGCAAGTCCGGTAACGAAAGCCTGAAACGGCGTAATACCGTGCGGATCATCGCCTTGTTTGCGGCCGCCGAGCATTTCTTTGATACTGCGTCCGAGCAGGCGGAATTGTACGAAACCGGTGGCAAGTGTGAAGAACAGACCTGCACCCAACAATACATACACCAGCCCTGTCCACATCGGATCGTTGATTTTCTGAACCCATTGGTGCAGCAATTCGGTAAAGTTATCCATAAAAAGCCTTTCTAGATACGGCTCTCCGAAGGGATAATCCTGTCAAAGTGCCGCAAAGCTGTTTTCAGACGACATTGGGACAACACCCAACGCCAAAACGCGCTATTCTAGCAGACTGTTGACAAACTGAAAAAACTTTACAGTTTCAGTATTGGCATAATCTTGATAAATATCATAGAGTTTCCTTGCATTACACGACACAGGCTCCGATTTGGGCAAGCAAAAAAGGTCGTCTGAAAGCATATTGCAGCTTTCAGACGGCCTTGCTGTTTTACGGTCCATAAAAAACGGCATGGCAAAAGCCATACCGTTGTAGGAAATATATTGTCGACTAAGCTTTCCGATATGGGTTTTCCACACCTTCAATCAAGGCTTGCAGGTATTCGCGCAACTGTTTTTCACTGCAGCCCATCAGAAGCGCGTCTTCAAATGCGTCTTGTGCTGTTTGATAAAGCTCGGTCATGTTTTCCGTCATGACTTTCACTTTTTCAGTGCAGGATACGATTTGCCCGTCGTCGTCGTACCATTTTGGCATTTCAGGCATACTCACGTTGTTGCTTTCCTAAACTTAATTGAGAAAACGGGACGGATCGTTTTTCTTCACGCGGCGTGCAAAGGCGTATTTGGCGTTCCAGTATTTGTTGCTGAGGCTAGTGATTTCAATGCGTTTGCCGGTACGCGGAGCGTGGATGAAACGATCGTTGCCGATGTAGAGTCCGACATGGGAAATCCTGCCGCGTCCCATCGTGCGGAAAAATACCATATCGCCCGGCTGTAATTCGCCGCGGGATATGCCGACGCCCATTTTTGCCTGTTCGGCGGAGGTACGGGGGAGGTTCAGCCCCATTGAGCGTCTGAAGATATGCTGCATAAAGCCGCTGCAATCGAAACCTGTGGATGCTGATGTGCCGCCGTAACGGTAGGCAACACCCAAAAGCCCCATCGCGCTGCCGATGAGTTCGTCGGCACTGTCTGAACTTCTCGATGCACGGACGGGTACTGCCGAAGCTGAAGGAATGGAATGTACAACGGGAGTTGCCGCGCGCGCGGGTTGGAAATTTATCTGCGGAGCCTGTGCGGGGACAGGCTGTTTTGCATCTTCAAATTGGTTTAAAACCTGCTGCCTGTTTTTGACGAACGAATCGAGATCGTCGGCGCTTGCAAAATGAATGCCGGACAGCATACAGGCCGAAACCAATAGTGCCGCCAGCCTGGATAAGGCTTTCATGTTTGACTGATTCCATTTTCAGACGACCTGTCTGCCGCCTGCTATTATGTTATTCTGTATCTGAGATATGCAGGCGATTGTATATAAAAAACAGGATGTTTGGCAAAAAAGCGTCTGTTATATTGCGTTAAAGCGTTGTTTATAAAAAAATTTGCAAAGATACTCAACCGATGATGATACCCACTCTGCTCGCTATGCGCGACTTTTCCAGAATGCGCGAAATTATTACCGTACTGACGAAATACGGCTTGGGCGGCTTTGTTCAGCGTATCCGTTTGGGCGCGGCGGGCGGAGACGAAGTGCATCCCGACAGCCGTTATATGAGTACGCCGCGACGCTTTCGCAAAGCGTTTGAAGAGTTGGGTCCGACCTTCGTCAAACTCGGTCAGGTATTGTCCACGCGGGTCGATATTTTCGGGGCGGAGTGGATTGAAGAGTTCGAACAACTGCAAAGCAACGTCGCGCCGATACCGTCGTCTGAAATCTATACTTTGGTCGAAGCCTATTTGGGCAAACCCGTTTCCGAAGTGTTCCGCAGCATAGACCCGAAACCCGCAGGCAGCGCG is from Neisseria sicca and encodes:
- a CDS encoding C40 family peptidase, with the translated sequence MKALSRLAALLVSACMLSGIHFASADDLDSFVKNRQQVLNQFEDAKQPVPAQAPQINFQPARAATPVVHSIPSASAVPVRASRSSDSADELIGSAMGLLGVAYRYGGTSASTGFDCSGFMQHIFRRSMGLNLPRTSAEQAKMGVGISRGELQPGDMVFFRTMGRGRISHVGLYIGNDRFIHAPRTGKRIEITSLSNKYWNAKYAFARRVKKNDPSRFLN
- a CDS encoding alanine/glycine:cation symporter family protein: MDNFTELLHQWVQKINDPMWTGLVYVLLGAGLFFTLATGFVQFRLLGRSIKEMLGGRKQGDDPHGITPFQAFVTGLASRVGVGNIAGVAIAISVGGPGAVFWMWITALIGMSSAFVESSLAQLFKIRDYDNHHFRGGPAYYITQGLGQKWLGIVFALSLIFCFGFVYEAVQTNTIAVTAKAAWGWDEHAVGVALVIMTAPIIFGGIRRVSRFAEMLVPLMATLYLLMALYIIITNISLIPHVFGQIFSSAFKFEAAGGGLLGGLISQTMMIGIKRGLYSNEAGQGSAPNAAAAAEVKHPVSQGMIQMLGVFVDTIIVCSCTAFIVLVYQQPYGDLSGAELTQAAIVSQVGAWGADFLAIILFMFAFSTVIGNYAYAESNVQFIKSHWLLTALFRMMVLGWVYFGAVANVPLVWDMADMAMGTMAWINLVAILLLSPLAFLLLRDYTSKLKMGKDPVFKLSEHPGLKRKIKSDIW